The window GAATTTGTAATTTCTTAAAGTGGATTTGTTGTAACTTCCTACattttttgtatgtctgaaatattttttaaaaagttatacagaaaagaaaaatatattctgctCACCTCCTTCTTAAAAGGGAACCCTAGAAATTTTACCTCTGCTTCATCTTACCCTTTGATTGTCCCTCACTCATCCTATAGTTACTTCCCCACTTGAGCAGACAGCACTGCTGTGCATCCAGATGCTTGggccaaaaatgtattaatagtttttgttgattctttcttctCACAGCAAATCCATTAGCGAGTCTTGTCTACTACCAAATAAATTTCTAATGTATTCACTGTACTGCCACCCCAATCCAAGTCATCATCACCTCTTGCCTAGACTACAACAATAGCTTCCTAACTGATTTACTTTTTTCTGGCTTGGATACACTCCACATAACAGCTgtagtgagtttttaaaattgtaagtcACTCACCTTCTAAAAGCCCATGGCCTACAAGGCCTCTGTGCTCATACTCATGCCAACCTTACTAGCCTCATCTTCTTCACCCATGTTGTCTCACCATTCCCCGAATACACTTTAGCCACATGCCCCTTTCTATTCCTTGAACCTACCAAGCTTATTCCCATCTAAGGGGCTTTGCATTCCTtgttgcctctgcctggaatggtTTCTTCCCCAGTTTTTGTACAGCAGGCTTCATTTTATCATTCAGGTCTTAACCTTCACCTCAGAGCTCTTTTCCATTTAACCTCACTTTCTGTAACAACCCTGcttaattttcttcatagtaAAGCAGACAAAAAGTAGATTGATATCTAAGTTGGCCAACCTACTGCTCACTTAGGGGTGTGGATGATTTCAAAGTACCTTATCACATATGATTCATCCTTTAATGTCTTCAAGCCCTCACTCTGAAACAGACAGCCGTAAGCAGTGTACACCACATCCATTATCTGGGATGATAGCAAGTAAAAATAAACTGAGATCAGATGGAAGTTACCCACGCCTAAATCAGAGAAGACAGCAATGGCAAGAGGGGAATTAACAGCTAAAGAATAAGAGTCTAAGATCCTTCCTACCTTCTGACTCTATCAGCCCTACACATATATTTTCCTAGAGAAAGTATATAAAGAGGGCATCCATAGAGAACAGGGCTTTAATCTGTCTTGGATACCATGTTTTCCAAGTTCACTCTTTCTGTGGTTTCAGCTCATGAATTTAAGTATTTAGGTTAAAGTACCTGCATGCTATCTAAAGTTCTAATTTCTGCATTAAAACtacagttttattatttgcaCGCTAGTATAAGACATACATGAGTGGTAATAAGAGAGAAGAGTGATGAAGTAGAAAATTCATTACATTGGAACAGTGATAAGATCAAGGGGTAAATAatcatgcttttattatttttttattttttcggTCCAAAGAACTacttgaatgtttttatttttaataacaaaactcAGTAACAAAgtaactacataaaaatatttaacataaaaattgttAAAGCTAGAAGGTAAAGGCATATTGAAGGAGAATCCTCTTTTAACccaattttaaatgaattcactTTACATACAGAGctgaaaattcaggaaaattattttgaagttcttCATCACTAATAATTTCTGAAAACATAGttaattatattttcccataGAGGAGCAATTAAAATATGGGATTATATTCTTATAGTAGGATTCAGCATTCAAGTAAATCACTGATCTAAACTCAATgtcataaatgcaaaaaaatacaACTACCCTAAAAATCAGTATAAGTTAAAATACTACCCTAGTTCTATTAAATGGGCATAAATATATGGAACACATTAATTATAAAAGGAACTTTATGTGCTATAAGGTACACAtgtaagaaaatgtaataaatgacCTAAAACAAAAGTATTTACTACAATAAACAGTAAGTAATTTTAGTTGCCGTCTTAGAATTTAGAATGCTGCTAGGGAAATGGATGGCACAAGACTCTCAAAAGAGAGTTgcccaaatattttaaaattttcttttgatacaTTTTCCTGAAACGAGCAGGGGCATTCAATCATCTCATTAATAAGAGTTGACCTAATATATGTCCCCTTCATCTTTGCTTACCTTTCTAATAGATTCAAAGCTAAAACTGTAGGGGCTTAGCATCAGATGAAGGGTCATTCCACCTAGCACTTACTGGACTTGCTGTTTGTTACGAGTACTTTTTCACTCATGAGAAAACTATAGAAGGAGCTATCTGATCACTGGCACAAACTTTAAAAACAGCttataaacatttgctgagttgATCAAAAGGAATGAGGATAAACTGATACCAGCTATTTACTGAGCAGAAAGCACTATTCAAAGTCAATCTGAAATGTTATCTATCCTTAAAGGTACTTTCTCTATAGAGAAATCTAATTTAACCAAATAAATCACACAACTATTTTCACTTCAAGTTGGTTTTCTTGAGCTAGTTTGATGTATGGGTGTTTGGGAAATGGCTAGGTATTAGGGTCATGTATGGTTAACTGGAGATTTGTGGAACATCTTGTTTAATAACATGggctaaataaagaaaaagctaGTTAAGGGACCCTGGTTACACGAATACCTAGTAGGACTGCTGGAAAAAAGCACCTAGTCCTTCACATGAACTCACCATGATGGATATTTTACAGTAGtaatctgaaatccaaaagcCTTCCTAACCAGATTAACGTAGTACCTAAGAGTATTTACTCCAGTTCTTATTTaatcagtattattttaaaaattactttggaTTAATTCTTGATTTGGTGCCTAGGGGAGGGCTGGATGTGGTCTTGGGAGCATCCTGTTCTTTTAGGCACCAATTATGCCTTCCTTGCAGTCCTTGCCTCCCCCGGATTAAGCACTCCACATACCACTgttcctgctgcagctgctgcttccAATTTTTTAACTGGCTTTGAGTAGCCTCCAATATCTGGGATTGCTGAGTTAGCTGCAGCAATTTCGTCTGTAACTGCTGGTTCTCTCTGATGATGCCAACGGTGAACTCAAAAATAGACTGCTTTGCTGCCAACTCCAAGGCCTGGGCATTCCTCTTGTgctcccttctttttctcttttccaactgTCTTATGTCTGGCTCACTCAGTTGTTTCTCCAGGAATGCTTTTTCTTGGAGGAACTGGACctgtactttctgtttctttgcagcTGCCTCAGCTTGgaattttttctcctcctcctgtaATGTCTGTATTTCTAGTTCCTGTGTCTCTCTTAATATAGAAATGTCCCTCATTGCCTGCAATTGCTGCTTCAAATTGGATTGAATCTTTTCCTTTTGCAAGAGCTCTGTTTTAAGCAGTGAAGTTTGTTGTTCATATCTGGAGGCTGATTCTTGTCGTCTTTGTTCAATCTCGCCACACTTTTGTACATAGGTGTTCCACACCTTCTCAGGTTGCCTTCTATATTCCTCAGTTTTGTTAGTTAGGTATTCCAGGAAGAATTTGTTCTCAGCCTGGACAAGTAACTTTTCTGTGTGTAGCTGCCTGTTGTCCTTCAGCAGCGGTTCCTGCTGGATTTGAGcttgttttatttgcttgttcAGTTCCCTCATTTCCACCAgtgttttttctttaaggttCCTCTCTGCCTGTCTTAGATTCTCTGGcttgcaaaaattatttattagattAAGATATGATGGAGGGGACTTGAGGCCCTCACCAAACctgaagaaagaacaaatgagacAGTCCTCTATCacttcttaataaaaatttaggaaataaaaaatacacaattgTCCTTTAttcatacaagaaaatatttttgagcacccaTTATATTCCATACACCTTGCCAGTGGGGTATAGGGGATACAGCTGGCGGTAAAGATGAGGTATATAGCTTACAATTTACAATATGAGTTCACAACAACACCGCGAGGAActacctcaattttaaaaaggagaaaacaggttcagagagttaagtgacttgcttatGACTTACACcgctagcaagtggcagaacctGACTATGAAATCCAGATTTTAGGACTTACTCAAACACTGTAGCAGCTACAAAGGGCCACAGAAACAGGGTGATGGAGAGTAAGAATAGTTTTTTCGACTCTTTCATCATCTTCCTCTAGTTTCTGAGGGCCCTTCAGTGAGATGGCAGGTCCCCTTCAGTACCTACTTGCACGTGGAATCCAAGTGTTCATCCCCAACGTCATGGCCACTGTCTAGTTCATTAGGGGTGATTGCCAAGGAGCGAGCACTAGCGTCAAGGGCCTGCGACTCGCGAGAACAGCGTTCAAGCGTGGACAGTTCTCGTAGTTTCTCTGGTCGGTGCGTAAAGGGTCTTGGCATTGCCCAGCAACCCCGGGGGTCGCACCCTGCCCCAGTCGCGGCCCTGAGCGCCTCGGCTATTGAATGAGCCCTAGCAGCTGGTTCTCCAGCGGCTCCGCTCCCGGCTCTTTGCGGGGCGAAAGTGACAGACACATTCCTCGTTTTCTTGCTGTGTGAGCCCTGCCCTTGGGATCTCATCTCCTCCGCCCTCCTGGGGAGCAGGGTTTGCCTTTCCCAGGCACTACCGTACGGCGGTCAGAGCCCATCTCCTTGATCCCTCCAGCCTTCCCCTCGCTTGCCCAGCACCCCACGCCCCCGCCACCGTCACTGGCCGATCCCCTAGCCGGGTCGGACACTAAGGAGATGCTCGGGCGTTCCTGCCCTCCGCCCGCCGATGGTTCTATTTTCATTCGCAGCCCAGAGCGTTGCGGAAGTTTGTCTAGCCACGCGGCGTCTCCATGGTAGGTGGGCGGGCCTAGGTGGAAGATGGCGGCGCCCGCAACGGAACCTGAGCCACAGGCTTCTGGGGGCCCTCGGCCCCCAGTGTGTCTCTTGGTGTTGGGAATGGCAGGATCCGGGAAGACCACCTTTGTGCAGGTGATTTACACAGCGCGGGCGTAGTAGGGGCGTGTGAGAAGTTGTCTGTGGTGGATGGAAGGCCAGGGACAAACGGAGGGAGGTCTCTTTTGGGAGTTGGAGGGTACTGACGCGTGGGTTTCATGGACTTCCCATCAACTCCGGTTCGGTTCTCTCCCCGGCGAAGCCTTCTAGGACCCTCGCCAGGTTAATTTAAAGCTCTCTTCTGCGCACCCTCAGTGCATACTTGGTACAGCTTAACCACGTTGTTCAGGAATTGTCTTGCCAATAAAGTGCCAGCTTCTTGGAGGAGGGGGCTTACAAGTAACTCTAGAGACTGATGCAGTGCTAGCATACAGGTTTCCGATGAAGATTTGCCTAAGAATTATTTCTTGCCCGCCTACCAtgctccaggcactggggatacagcaaaAATGAGGTGAACTAGATTCTCGCATTCATGGAGCTAAATATTTAATGCAGGAGATAGAAAAAGCCCACCACATACGAACATACACAACAAGTAAACAAGTAATCAGGA of the Lemur catta isolate mLemCat1 chromosome 4, mLemCat1.pri, whole genome shotgun sequence genome contains:
- the CCDC121 gene encoding coiled-coil domain-containing protein 121, with protein sequence MRSQGQGSHSKKTRNVSVTFAPQRAGSGAAGEPAARAHSIAEALRAATGAGCDPRGCWAMPRPFTHRPEKLRELSTLERCSRESQALDASARSLAITPNELDSGHDVGDEHLDSTFGEGLKSPPSYLNLINNFCKPENLRQAERNLKEKTLVEMRELNKQIKQAQIQQEPLLKDNRQLHTEKLLVQAENKFFLEYLTNKTEEYRRQPEKVWNTYVQKCGEIEQRRQESASRYEQQTSLLKTELLQKEKIQSNLKQQLQAMRDISILRETQELEIQTLQEEEKKFQAEAAAKKQKVQVQFLQEKAFLEKQLSEPDIRQLEKRKRREHKRNAQALELAAKQSIFEFTVGIIRENQQLQTKLLQLTQQSQILEATQSQLKNWKQQLQQEQWYVECLIRGRQGLQGRHNWCLKEQDAPKTTSSPPLGTKSRINPK